The proteins below are encoded in one region of Paenibacillus sp. YYML68:
- a CDS encoding diguanylate cyclase, protein MLKGSNYEVLEVISDYGRKVVFRCRDMVTREKVIVKMLRAEYSTYDEVLRFKREYALLTELSGHVDGVIKPFKLEELGGLYVIVLEDIQGRSLKKLLAEETFDQGTLLQLAVSLVDILGGIHEQQVLHKDLKPSNIIWNTETGRVQIIDFDMSVKLLKEKQEYSNTGYIEGTLAYISPEQTGRINRSIDYRSDYYSLGVILYEMLTGVKPYDSSSMTEQVYSIIAKKPVSPFELTGGVVSRPLSDVIMKLLEKSPDNRYRSAYGIKADLMRCMASDEPFTIGSEDRLTLFQVSQKLYGRERELKELKAAFKASLKDSSQVVLVSGEAGVGKTALVGELHSQVSQERGYFIRGKFDQYNRNVAYSALSQAFSLLIAQLMNSEEVVRTAVKASLTRSLGDNAALLADLVPELKELLGVKSPLEPLNPTEETNRFYMTIIQFISGITGSERPLVLFLDDLQWADLSSIRLLESLAGNSSLMKLLVIGSYRSNEVTDVHPLSAAVAAIRKSKSVTHIELGPVGEKDVCALLRDTVGSEADWTGELGAIVYTKTKGNPFFVNELLKDLHKAGAISFDQRSGSWGMDLEKLQSLSLQDDLVAYLIDKIHTFPSSVQRILSLSASIGQLFDWNMLQLVAEEEPAVIAQALLFAIREDIVIPLQQHYQILSSLSEDSELYAGSLELSFTFQHDKIQQALYQMIELDLRKQLHLKIGRLLRQQLSGEQAEHIITDMASHFNKGLEFVDTDAELDAMIDMNLSAARKVKAAFGYDTALAYLRSAMQLLKPDCWSTHESRTFEIYRLFAECAYLTHQVEAGDEACAVLVKRSRSRMDIASIYEMQANHYTYLGMMQESMEAGKLGLKSLGLPVPAKVSMASVLRELIRVKLALKGRTADQLLSGPEVKDAEIKLMMRLLVSFIPPAFISGEQNLFGWVVLRKAYLSAKHGNSPESAGAYIGYSILLSGLGDLKGAKEFGGLAVRLNEKFQDLQWKSLVNVLYTLFCHSWSYSWNTLEEWYKKSVDSSLRSGDLLYLAHAHYYMNLWNPSMEIERYLQESVRSIAMIENTKYKEALATAKLARQKFRCLYGDLSNPLSFDDGSFKEEAYLEQLTAAKYFSGIAIFYVSKVQILYMFEHHMKALPYIELANNHISTLAGSAFMEEYSLYTFLNLTAVYSKLSFKEKAKARLRLRKEYTRMKKLASHCPDNFRQHELMMRAELHRIAGEYGDAETCYQEAIKTSVAGSFIRYKALAYELAAKFYYNRALKEIAAYYFRQAAYYYSVWGARGKVNQLEQAYPDYVSGLSRNTMSVDKTISTTTENIDLQAILQASQAMAREIHLDQLLETLLEIVIVNAGAQRGCIVMNPGSGLLVEGEYCPENDHITVNKRYVKHEEYYPKSVVDAVFEAQRTIIYHDATAETPFVYDPYIWSHRPKSVLCMPLMNQGKVTAIIYLENNLVTGAFTRDRLKMIDLLSREMVYSLENASLYSELGRSEEKYRQLVDHLTDGIVILQAGKIVFANEAMGELLGCELDQLLDESFDVFLHPSELDNVQVYYKQLQQSLGQSQEYEVRLKQHDGLQSLTVIFKAAVIQYQNEPAILGTVKDITERKLAEEELRKHRDTLGQLVEERTEELRHKNEQLNKYIDIVDKNVMIVQTDRNGVITSVSEEFCNITGFDSHELVGQEYRLWQRAAKPGSPLEPFRISALDMTGSSAVPWRGELVLPIGDDEQLWLDTVVEPVLDQDASVGFTYIFHNISDKKRIEQLSITDELTGLYNRRHFKSVFKQELERLASSQEILCFMLLDIDYYKKYNDTYGHMEGDHVLHKIGSTISRLLTGASDIGFRLGGEEFGVLYRAVSDEEVLRFAESLRATIESMNIPHAASEVHPYVTISAGVAAARCPVDRSSMPEKLLYRMADEALYSSKQSGRNQVTLRWLNEQQE, encoded by the coding sequence ATGCTTAAGGGTTCGAATTATGAGGTGCTTGAGGTCATCTCGGATTATGGCCGCAAGGTTGTGTTTCGTTGCAGAGATATGGTGACGCGTGAGAAGGTTATCGTCAAGATGCTCAGAGCCGAGTACTCCACCTATGACGAAGTGCTGAGATTTAAGCGGGAGTATGCCTTACTTACGGAGCTTAGCGGCCATGTGGATGGCGTCATCAAGCCGTTCAAGCTGGAGGAGCTTGGCGGTCTCTATGTCATCGTGCTGGAGGATATACAGGGCAGATCGCTGAAGAAGCTGCTGGCAGAGGAAACATTCGACCAAGGTACGCTGCTGCAGCTTGCTGTCAGCTTGGTCGATATATTGGGCGGCATTCACGAGCAGCAGGTGCTTCACAAAGATTTGAAGCCCTCCAATATTATTTGGAATACCGAGACAGGACGGGTGCAGATCATTGACTTCGATATGTCCGTCAAGCTTCTGAAGGAGAAGCAGGAATATTCCAATACGGGCTATATCGAAGGCACACTGGCCTATATATCGCCTGAGCAGACCGGACGGATCAATCGTAGCATTGATTACCGGTCCGACTATTATTCGCTCGGCGTCATTCTCTATGAGATGCTGACCGGTGTGAAGCCGTACGACTCAAGCAGCATGACGGAGCAGGTGTATTCGATTATTGCCAAAAAACCGGTCTCGCCGTTCGAGCTGACCGGCGGCGTCGTGTCAAGGCCTCTGTCAGACGTGATCATGAAGCTGCTGGAGAAGTCGCCGGATAATCGTTACCGGAGCGCCTACGGGATTAAAGCGGACCTGATGCGCTGCATGGCTAGTGACGAACCGTTCACCATCGGATCTGAGGACAGATTGACGCTGTTCCAGGTCTCGCAGAAGCTGTACGGACGCGAGCGCGAGCTGAAGGAGCTGAAGGCGGCCTTCAAGGCGAGCCTTAAGGACAGCTCGCAGGTCGTGCTCGTCTCAGGCGAGGCAGGCGTCGGCAAGACCGCGCTCGTGGGTGAGCTGCACAGCCAGGTGAGTCAGGAGCGGGGCTACTTCATCCGAGGTAAGTTCGATCAATATAATCGGAACGTAGCTTACAGCGCCTTGTCGCAAGCATTCAGCCTGCTCATCGCGCAGCTGATGAACAGCGAAGAAGTGGTGCGCACCGCCGTGAAGGCTTCGTTGACCCGCAGTCTAGGTGACAATGCTGCGCTGCTCGCCGACCTCGTTCCCGAGCTGAAGGAGCTCCTTGGCGTGAAGTCTCCGCTTGAGCCGTTGAACCCGACGGAGGAGACGAACCGCTTCTACATGACGATCATTCAGTTCATATCCGGTATTACAGGCAGCGAGCGTCCGCTTGTGCTGTTTCTTGACGACCTGCAGTGGGCGGACCTGTCGAGCATTCGGTTGCTGGAGAGCTTGGCGGGCAATAGCAGCTTGATGAAGCTGCTCGTGATCGGCTCGTATCGCTCGAACGAGGTGACGGACGTACATCCGCTGTCCGCAGCAGTTGCCGCTATCCGTAAGTCAAAGTCTGTGACGCATATTGAGCTTGGTCCGGTCGGGGAGAAGGACGTATGCGCCCTGCTGCGCGACACCGTAGGCTCTGAGGCGGATTGGACCGGTGAGCTGGGGGCGATCGTCTACACGAAGACGAAGGGGAATCCATTCTTCGTCAATGAGCTGCTGAAGGACTTGCATAAGGCCGGCGCGATCAGCTTCGATCAACGATCAGGCAGCTGGGGGATGGACCTCGAGAAGCTGCAGAGTCTGTCGTTGCAGGACGATCTTGTAGCTTATCTGATCGACAAGATTCATACGTTCCCGTCCTCGGTGCAGCGAATATTAAGTCTAAGCGCCTCGATCGGTCAGCTGTTCGACTGGAATATGCTGCAGCTCGTCGCGGAGGAGGAGCCTGCTGTCATTGCGCAAGCTCTGTTATTCGCGATCAGGGAAGACATCGTGATCCCACTGCAGCAGCATTATCAGATCTTGTCCTCCTTATCGGAGGATTCGGAGCTGTACGCGGGCTCTCTGGAGCTGTCCTTCACGTTCCAGCACGATAAGATTCAGCAGGCGCTCTATCAGATGATCGAGTTGGACCTGCGCAAGCAGCTTCATCTGAAGATAGGTCGTCTGTTGCGTCAGCAGCTCTCCGGAGAGCAAGCGGAGCACATCATTACCGATATGGCGAGTCACTTCAATAAGGGACTCGAGTTCGTCGATACCGATGCCGAGCTGGACGCGATGATCGACATGAACCTGAGCGCGGCGCGGAAGGTCAAGGCCGCGTTCGGCTACGATACGGCTCTCGCCTACTTAAGATCAGCCATGCAGCTGCTCAAGCCTGATTGCTGGAGTACACATGAGTCGAGAACGTTCGAAATATACCGTCTGTTCGCCGAATGCGCCTACTTGACCCATCAGGTGGAGGCTGGTGATGAAGCGTGTGCCGTACTGGTGAAGCGGTCGCGGTCGCGGATGGACATCGCCTCCATCTATGAGATGCAGGCGAATCATTACACGTACCTCGGTATGATGCAGGAGTCGATGGAGGCTGGGAAGCTGGGGCTGAAGAGTCTCGGTCTGCCCGTTCCCGCCAAGGTCAGCATGGCGTCCGTCCTGCGGGAGCTCATTCGGGTGAAGCTGGCGTTGAAGGGCCGCACCGCAGATCAGCTGCTGAGCGGTCCAGAGGTGAAGGATGCCGAGATTAAGCTCATGATGAGGCTGCTCGTCAGCTTCATTCCGCCTGCATTCATCTCCGGGGAGCAGAACCTGTTCGGCTGGGTCGTCCTTCGTAAGGCCTACTTGTCAGCGAAGCACGGCAACAGTCCGGAATCGGCCGGCGCTTACATTGGCTATTCGATTTTGCTGTCAGGTCTAGGTGACCTGAAGGGTGCGAAGGAGTTCGGCGGTCTGGCCGTTAGACTGAATGAGAAGTTCCAGGACCTGCAGTGGAAGAGCCTTGTGAACGTGCTGTATACCTTGTTCTGTCACAGCTGGAGCTATTCGTGGAACACGCTGGAGGAATGGTATAAGAAGTCGGTGGACTCCAGTCTACGGTCAGGCGACTTGCTCTATCTGGCACATGCCCATTACTACATGAACCTGTGGAATCCTTCCATGGAGATCGAGCGCTACTTGCAGGAGAGCGTTCGATCGATCGCCATGATCGAGAATACGAAGTACAAGGAAGCGCTGGCGACAGCGAAGCTGGCGCGGCAGAAGTTCCGCTGCTTGTACGGGGACCTTAGCAATCCGCTCTCCTTCGACGATGGCAGCTTTAAGGAAGAGGCTTATTTGGAGCAGCTAACCGCTGCTAAATATTTCTCGGGAATCGCGATCTTCTATGTCAGCAAGGTGCAAATCTTGTATATGTTCGAGCATCATATGAAAGCATTGCCTTACATCGAGCTGGCCAATAATCATATCTCGACGCTGGCAGGCTCGGCGTTCATGGAGGAGTACTCGCTGTACACGTTCTTGAACCTGACAGCTGTGTACAGCAAGCTCAGCTTCAAGGAGAAGGCGAAGGCGCGGCTTCGCTTACGCAAGGAATATACGCGCATGAAGAAGCTGGCGTCCCATTGTCCGGACAATTTCCGGCAGCATGAGCTGATGATGAGGGCGGAGCTGCACCGGATTGCAGGGGAATACGGGGACGCGGAGACGTGCTACCAGGAGGCAATCAAGACGAGCGTCGCCGGCAGCTTCATCCGATACAAGGCGCTGGCGTATGAGCTGGCAGCGAAGTTCTACTACAACCGTGCGCTGAAGGAGATCGCCGCGTATTACTTCCGTCAGGCGGCCTATTATTACTCGGTATGGGGCGCAAGAGGGAAGGTCAATCAGCTGGAGCAGGCTTACCCGGATTATGTGTCGGGCCTCAGCCGCAATACGATGTCTGTCGACAAGACGATCAGCACGACGACTGAGAATATCGATCTGCAGGCAATCTTGCAGGCTTCTCAGGCGATGGCCAGAGAGATTCATCTGGATCAGCTGCTGGAGACGCTGTTGGAGATTGTTATCGTGAATGCAGGTGCACAGAGAGGCTGTATCGTGATGAATCCCGGAAGCGGACTGCTTGTGGAAGGAGAGTACTGTCCGGAGAACGATCACATTACGGTGAACAAGCGGTACGTGAAGCATGAGGAGTATTATCCGAAGTCTGTGGTCGATGCCGTATTCGAGGCTCAGCGTACAATCATTTATCACGATGCGACGGCGGAGACGCCATTCGTCTACGATCCTTATATATGGAGTCATCGCCCCAAGTCTGTACTGTGCATGCCGCTGATGAACCAGGGCAAGGTAACGGCTATTATTTATTTAGAAAATAATCTAGTGACAGGCGCTTTCACTCGAGACCGGCTCAAAATGATCGACCTGCTCTCCCGCGAGATGGTGTACTCCCTCGAAAATGCAAGCCTGTATTCCGAGCTCGGGCGCTCGGAGGAGAAGTACCGTCAGCTGGTTGACCATTTGACGGACGGTATCGTCATTTTGCAGGCGGGCAAAATTGTATTTGCCAATGAGGCTATGGGCGAGCTGCTCGGCTGTGAGCTCGATCAGCTGCTAGATGAATCGTTCGATGTATTTTTGCACCCTTCCGAGCTGGATAACGTCCAGGTGTACTATAAGCAGCTGCAGCAGAGCCTTGGTCAGTCACAGGAATACGAGGTACGGCTGAAGCAGCATGATGGGCTGCAGAGCTTAACCGTCATCTTCAAGGCGGCTGTTATCCAGTATCAGAATGAGCCTGCAATACTCGGCACCGTGAAGGATATTACGGAGCGGAAGCTAGCGGAGGAGGAGCTTCGCAAGCATCGCGATACGCTCGGTCAGCTTGTCGAGGAGCGTACAGAGGAGCTCAGGCACAAGAACGAGCAGCTGAACAAGTATATCGACATCGTCGATAAGAACGTGATGATCGTTCAGACCGACCGCAATGGAGTCATCACATCCGTGAGCGAAGAGTTCTGCAACATTACCGGCTTCGACAGTCATGAGCTGGTCGGTCAAGAGTACCGCTTATGGCAGCGAGCGGCGAAGCCAGGCTCGCCTCTTGAGCCGTTCCGCATATCGGCACTTGATATGACGGGCAGCTCCGCTGTGCCATGGAGAGGGGAGCTCGTGCTTCCGATCGGAGATGACGAGCAGCTGTGGCTCGATACGGTCGTGGAGCCGGTGCTCGACCAGGATGCAAGCGTCGGGTTCACGTATATTTTTCACAACATATCGGATAAGAAAAGAATCGAGCAGCTCTCGATTACCGATGAGCTGACAGGGCTGTATAACCGCAGACACTTCAAGTCGGTGTTCAAGCAGGAGCTTGAACGATTGGCCAGCAGTCAGGAGATTCTATGCTTCATGCTGCTCGACATCGATTACTATAAGAAATATAACGACACGTACGGCCACATGGAAGGAGACCATGTGTTGCACAAGATCGGCTCGACGATCAGCCGGCTGCTGACCGGAGCGTCCGATATCGGCTTCAGGCTCGGAGGCGAGGAGTTCGGCGTCCTCTACCGCGCTGTAAGCGATGAAGAGGTGCTTCGCTTCGCCGAAAGTCTGCGCGCGACGATCGAGTCGATGAATATTCCGCATGCTGCCAGCGAGGTCCACCCGTATGTGACGATCTCGGCAGGGGTAGCGGCGGCGCGATGTCCGGTCGATCGATCCTCGATGCCGGAGAAGCTGCTGTACCGCATGGCGGATGAAGCGTTGTACAGCTCGAAGCAGAGCGGGCGCAATCAAGTGACGCTGCGCTGGCTGAACGAGCAGCAGGAGTGA
- a CDS encoding LacI family DNA-binding transcriptional regulator, producing the protein MARNIRDIAKSAGVSVATVSKVINNYPNVSPETKRRVLDIIREEQFIPNSTARGLVKGRSMTLGMFLTTGLTHPFFVNLMVGMESALKDTGYDLIYLAQIDWNPEYSLVRHCLSRNVEGVIIFGFQRDDLNFEEMLQSGIPTIFIDMDMTGPRAGFVTSDNIDGVKKAVRYLTGLEHRRIAFISGLLDSYVGKLRLEGYRQALREEGLPDLQDYIATGDFTKESGYQAMQTFLQLAEPPTAVVCSSDMSALGVMEAAKEAGLSIPDDLSVMGFDDIELAQHLQPPLSTIRQDCSTIGSQAVRMLHELIHHPDFSPPELVVPTELIVRHSCGPCRK; encoded by the coding sequence ATGGCTCGCAATATTCGTGATATCGCCAAATCAGCCGGTGTCTCGGTCGCAACCGTCTCGAAGGTCATTAATAATTACCCGAATGTGAGTCCGGAGACGAAGCGGCGCGTGCTCGACATTATTCGTGAGGAGCAGTTTATTCCGAACTCGACGGCACGCGGACTTGTCAAAGGGCGATCGATGACGCTCGGCATGTTCCTGACAACAGGACTGACGCACCCGTTCTTCGTGAATCTGATGGTCGGGATGGAGAGCGCACTGAAGGATACCGGCTACGACCTGATCTATTTGGCCCAGATCGACTGGAATCCCGAATACAGTCTCGTTCGACATTGCTTGAGCCGTAATGTGGAGGGCGTGATCATATTCGGCTTTCAGCGCGACGATCTGAATTTCGAAGAGATGCTGCAATCCGGCATTCCGACGATCTTTATTGATATGGACATGACCGGCCCTCGCGCCGGCTTCGTCACCTCAGATAATATCGACGGCGTGAAGAAGGCTGTACGCTACTTGACGGGGCTCGAGCATCGGCGTATTGCCTTCATCTCTGGTCTGCTCGATTCGTATGTCGGCAAGCTTCGTCTGGAGGGATACCGACAAGCTCTGCGCGAGGAGGGACTTCCTGACCTACAGGACTACATCGCGACAGGTGACTTTACGAAGGAAAGCGGCTATCAGGCGATGCAAACGTTCCTGCAGCTAGCCGAGCCGCCGACGGCCGTCGTGTGTAGCTCAGATATGAGCGCGCTCGGGGTCATGGAGGCGGCGAAGGAGGCTGGCTTATCCATTCCCGACGATCTATCGGTGATGGGCTTCGACGATATTGAGCTGGCGCAGCATCTGCAGCCGCCGCTGTCGACTATACGTCAAGACTGCAGCACAATCGGAAGTCAGGCCGTCAGAATGCTTCATGAGCTGATCCATCATCCGGACTTCTCGCCGCCTGAGCTGGTCGTTCCGACCGAGCTGATCGTACGTCACTCCTGTGGTCCTTGCAGGAAATAA
- a CDS encoding glutathione peroxidase yields the protein MSVYHYSAKTMAGKSVSLEDYKGKVLLIVNVASQCGFTYQYEDLQKLYDRYKDRGFVILGFPCNQFADQEPGTNDDVHTFCTLRYGVTFPMFQKVNVRDADAHPLFTYLASVKPFQGFNETHSVAKILFQLIREKHPEYMVGDSIKWNFTKFLIDREGNVVNRFESTTDLLDVEPHIEALL from the coding sequence ATGAGCGTTTATCACTATTCAGCCAAAACGATGGCAGGCAAGTCGGTTTCTCTGGAAGATTACAAGGGCAAGGTGCTCCTCATTGTCAACGTTGCAAGCCAGTGCGGCTTCACGTATCAATATGAGGACTTGCAGAAGCTGTACGATCGTTACAAGGATCGGGGCTTTGTTATTCTCGGCTTCCCTTGCAATCAGTTCGCGGACCAGGAGCCTGGCACGAACGATGATGTACATACCTTTTGCACACTGCGCTACGGCGTGACGTTCCCGATGTTCCAGAAGGTGAACGTGCGTGACGCTGACGCGCATCCGCTCTTTACGTATCTCGCATCCGTGAAGCCGTTCCAGGGCTTTAATGAAACGCATTCCGTCGCGAAAATATTGTTCCAGCTTATTCGAGAGAAGCATCCCGAGTATATGGTAGGCGATTCGATCAAGTGGAACTTTACGAAGTTCTTGATCGATCGGGAAGGCAACGTAGTGAATCGCTTCGAATCAACGACCGATCTGCTTGATGTGGAGCCGCATATCGAAGCGCTGCTGTAA
- a CDS encoding ATP-dependent DNA helicase translates to MDRYPFAYDHSKPFIPQVAEWVADVFYEHLPEAGFDIRDEQIYMSFQLERAFAEKRTLFAEAGVGTGKTFVYLLYALCYARYHRKPAIIACADETLIEQLVKPQGDIAKLMRHLALAIDARLAKSPDQYVCLVKLDDARFGYTEPELYRELHEQLPDFVHQRDTLQSFHAYGDRKQYPELSDEQWYRVSWDAFQDCFACEKRHRCGQTLSREHYRRSPDLIICSHDFYMEHVWTSEGRKREGQLPLLPDHCAVVFDEGHLLEAAAQKALTYKLKHVVFEELIIRLLKGEVRESLAVQIDEAIERSEVMFDVLEQHLVTIPGSERKQIMLEEPLLTAVQELRQVLTVIEDELVFESELYSLNDYHLRIVEEHLEMMQKALALFEQPDKLICWATEAVNGLTLVMMPRTVKEVLREHVFSLGIPIIFSSATLSVDGSFELLANNLGVDSYLSFSVASPYDYPSQLEVLAPTWTYGATFSEKMKAAVQLLQHSGGRALILFADKDELGRFKREAAYYPELTSLRLLYEGDREVSDLIQLFQEDEESVLCAASLWEGLDVPGPSLSNVIIWSLPFPPKDPVFMAKRQSSRSSYEEVDLPYMLLRLRQGIGRLIRSSTDRGIIAILSGELHQSAQLRGQVEALLPKGVVLQDALLPLQAR, encoded by the coding sequence GTGGATCGGTACCCGTTTGCCTACGATCATTCCAAGCCATTCATCCCGCAGGTAGCGGAATGGGTGGCCGATGTTTTTTATGAGCACCTCCCCGAGGCTGGCTTCGATATTCGCGATGAGCAGATCTATATGTCGTTCCAGCTGGAGCGGGCGTTCGCTGAGAAGCGCACACTGTTCGCAGAGGCCGGTGTCGGGACGGGCAAGACGTTCGTCTACCTGCTCTATGCGCTCTGCTACGCCCGCTATCACCGCAAGCCTGCGATTATCGCCTGTGCGGACGAGACGCTGATCGAGCAGCTGGTGAAGCCGCAGGGTGACATCGCGAAGCTGATGCGCCACCTTGCGCTGGCGATCGACGCGAGACTGGCGAAGTCACCGGATCAATACGTCTGTCTTGTGAAGCTCGACGATGCGCGCTTCGGCTACACAGAGCCGGAGCTGTACCGGGAGCTTCACGAGCAGCTGCCGGACTTCGTCCATCAGCGTGACACGCTGCAGTCGTTCCATGCCTACGGCGACCGCAAGCAATACCCGGAGCTCAGCGATGAGCAATGGTATCGGGTGAGCTGGGACGCCTTCCAGGACTGCTTCGCCTGCGAGAAGCGGCATCGCTGCGGACAGACGCTGTCGCGTGAGCATTATCGGCGTTCGCCCGATCTGATCATCTGCTCGCATGACTTCTACATGGAGCATGTCTGGACGAGCGAGGGGCGCAAGCGGGAAGGACAGCTGCCGCTGTTGCCCGACCACTGTGCGGTTGTCTTCGATGAAGGACACCTGCTTGAGGCCGCGGCGCAGAAGGCGCTGACCTACAAGCTGAAGCATGTCGTATTCGAGGAGCTCATTATTCGTCTCTTGAAGGGTGAGGTTCGCGAGTCGCTGGCGGTACAGATCGATGAGGCGATCGAGCGCAGCGAAGTGATGTTCGACGTGCTGGAGCAGCACCTTGTTACCATTCCCGGCTCGGAGCGGAAGCAGATTATGCTGGAGGAGCCGCTGCTGACAGCGGTACAGGAGCTAAGGCAGGTGCTCACCGTCATTGAGGATGAGCTGGTCTTCGAGAGCGAGCTGTATTCGCTGAACGACTATCACCTGCGGATCGTCGAGGAGCATCTGGAGATGATGCAGAAGGCGCTTGCTCTATTCGAGCAGCCGGATAAGCTCATCTGCTGGGCGACTGAGGCGGTCAATGGTCTCACGCTCGTCATGATGCCGAGGACGGTCAAGGAGGTGCTGAGGGAGCATGTGTTCTCCTTGGGCATTCCGATCATCTTCTCGTCCGCGACGCTGTCGGTCGACGGCTCGTTCGAGCTGCTGGCGAATAACCTCGGCGTCGACTCGTACTTGTCGTTCTCTGTAGCTTCTCCTTACGATTACCCGTCGCAATTGGAGGTGCTCGCCCCAACTTGGACCTACGGCGCCACCTTCTCGGAGAAGATGAAGGCAGCTGTTCAGCTGCTGCAGCATTCCGGCGGTCGTGCGCTCATCTTGTTCGCGGACAAGGACGAGCTCGGCCGCTTCAAGCGGGAGGCGGCTTATTATCCGGAGCTGACCTCGCTTCGTCTGCTGTACGAAGGAGATCGGGAGGTGAGCGATCTCATTCAGCTGTTCCAAGAGGATGAGGAGAGTGTGCTGTGCGCGGCTAGTCTGTGGGAAGGACTCGATGTGCCGGGACCGTCCTTGTCGAACGTGATCATCTGGTCATTGCCATTCCCGCCCAAGGACCCGGTGTTCATGGCGAAGCGGCAGTCGTCGCGCTCCTCGTATGAGGAGGTCGATCTGCCGTATATGCTGCTGAGGCTGAGACAGGGCATCGGTCGGCTCATCCGATCGAGTACAGACCGGGGCATCATCGCCATCCTGAGCGGCGAGCTGCACCAATCGGCACAGCTGCGCGGCCAGGTTGAGGCACTGCTGCCGAAGGGCGTCGTGCTGCAGGATGCGCTGCTTCCACTGCAAGCCCGTTAA
- a CDS encoding L,D-transpeptidase, whose translation MPPYRIIIDLSDRMLHVLEQNRVIRSFPVGIGRMVTETPVGEFTIVNKAPNPGGPYGAFWMGLSKPHYGIHGTNDPSSIGHMSSHGCVRMYNPDVVALSKLMNIGDRVTIRP comes from the coding sequence ATGCCCCCCTATCGAATCATTATCGACCTCTCGGATCGAATGCTGCATGTGCTCGAGCAGAACCGCGTCATCCGGTCATTTCCCGTTGGCATCGGCCGTATGGTGACCGAGACGCCGGTCGGCGAGTTTACAATTGTGAACAAGGCCCCGAACCCCGGCGGCCCCTATGGGGCGTTCTGGATGGGCTTGTCCAAGCCGCACTATGGCATCCACGGCACGAATGATCCTTCTTCGATTGGCCACATGTCGTCGCATGGCTGTGTCCGCATGTACAATCCCGACGTCGTCGCCTTATCCAAGCTGATGAACATCGGCGATCGGGTGACGATTCGGCCTTAG
- a CDS encoding histidine phosphatase family protein, producing the protein MKIGLVRHFRVHKGLPSTGWLTPEELQVWFQEYDTSTVEDGDTDLKGIHWHRCYASDMSRAITTASKIYAGPVVQLKELREVQMPDFKQLSPFRLPFLLWAMIARISWLFSHKCYAENRSDVEKRVNAVLDRVMASGDGNVLIVSHAAFMMHLRQELVRRGFKGPRLGTPKNGKLYVFEAVR; encoded by the coding sequence ATGAAGATCGGATTGGTCAGACATTTCAGAGTACATAAGGGATTGCCGAGCACCGGCTGGCTGACGCCAGAGGAGCTGCAGGTGTGGTTCCAGGAATATGACACGTCTACCGTAGAGGATGGCGATACAGACCTGAAGGGCATTCACTGGCATCGCTGCTACGCAAGCGACATGTCGAGAGCGATTACGACAGCTAGTAAAATATATGCAGGCCCCGTCGTGCAGCTGAAGGAGCTGCGCGAGGTGCAGATGCCCGACTTCAAGCAGCTGTCTCCGTTCAGGCTGCCGTTCCTCTTGTGGGCGATGATCGCGAGAATATCGTGGCTATTCAGCCACAAGTGCTATGCGGAGAACCGTTCGGACGTCGAGAAGCGGGTGAACGCGGTGCTTGACCGAGTGATGGCGTCAGGGGACGGGAACGTGCTGATCGTTAGTCACGCCGCGTTCATGATGCACCTTCGTCAGGAGCTGGTGAGGCGCGGCTTCAAGGGACCGAGGCTCGGCACGCCGAAGAACGGCAAGCTGTACGTATTCGAGGCGGTTCGTTAA
- a CDS encoding DUF1284 domain-containing protein, producing MHPDNSRRVLRLRGHHLLCLLGYRGMGYSAEFCTNMTSIYETLRQEPGTWVELVGGPDDLCAYYPKDQHSHCEGTVHERDEDVLARLGLRIGTRHRWKNIVRSVARHIEQEAISSICSTCPWEPYGVCREGVRLVRAGEPLPPVARST from the coding sequence ATGCATCCGGACAATTCAAGACGGGTGCTGCGCTTGCGTGGGCATCATCTGCTCTGCTTGCTAGGCTACCGGGGCATGGGGTACTCGGCGGAGTTCTGCACGAACATGACGTCGATCTACGAGACGCTGCGGCAGGAGCCCGGCACATGGGTCGAGCTGGTCGGAGGACCCGACGACCTGTGCGCCTATTACCCGAAGGATCAGCATTCACATTGCGAGGGCACGGTGCACGAGCGGGACGAGGATGTGCTCGCTAGACTCGGTCTACGTATCGGAACCCGCCATAGGTGGAAAAATATTGTCAGATCCGTCGCGCGGCACATCGAGCAAGAGGCAATCAGCTCGATCTGCAGCACGTGCCCATGGGAGCCGTACGGCGTCTGCCGCGAAGGGGTGCGGCTTGTGCGAGCGGGCGAGCCGCTGCCGCCGGTCGCTCGCTCTACCTAG